The Priestia megaterium NBRC 15308 = ATCC 14581 region CATTACATGCAGCTAAGATTGCAGGTATGGCTCATATTACTGGAGGCGGATTTGTTGAAAATATCCCTCGTATGCTTCCTGAAGGTTTAGGTGTAGAAATCGATTATGGTTCTTGGCCAATTCCATACGTGTTTGATTTCCTTGAAGAGCAAGGCAAGCTAGACCGTAAAGAAATGTTCGAAGTATTCAACATGGGAATCGGATTTGTTTTAGCTGTTGAACCTGAAGATATGAATAAAGTCATTGAAGCAATTGAAAACGAAGGCGAAAAAGCATTTGTTATCGGACGTGTCAAAGAAGGAACAGGTGTTGAATTTGCTGGAGGGACGTTTGCATGATAAATATTGCAGTGTTTGCTTCTGGAAACGGCAGTAACTTTCAATCCATCTACGAAGCAACTCAGTCAGGTCGATTAAAAGCAAATATCGCGCTTGTTGTTTGCAATAAACCCGATGCATACGTAATTGAACGAGCAAAAGCATGTGGAATACCATGCTTTGTTTGTTCGCCTAAAAACTATGAAAATAAAGAAGCGTATGAAGCAGCAATTCTTGCAGAGCTTACATCAGCTAAAGTAGAATTTCTTGTTTTAGCAGGATATATGCGATTAGTTGGTTCGACGTTGCTTAAGCCATACAAAAATCGTATTGTTAATATTCACCCGTCGCTTTTACCTGCATTTCCTGGGATTGATGCTATTGGTCAAGCTTTTGATGCAGGAGTAAAAGTGATTGGAATTACCGTGCATTTTGTAGATGAAGGCATGGATACAGGACCAATTATTGACCAGCAGGCTATTCGCATTGAAAAAGGCGATACAAGAGAAACAGTTGAGGCCCGTATTCATGAAATTGAACATCAATTTTATCCCGCGGTACTGAATGAATTATTTGAACAAGCCGCAGTTAAATAAATAGGATGGAACCTTGTCAAAAAAGTTTTAATCCTTTACTATGGTAGAGTAGTAGTGAAAGAAAGATTTTAAATGAGAGATCGGATCAGGAGGAGTTTACAAAATGACAGCAAAACGCGCGCTTATTAGCGTATCTGATAAAGAAGGTATTGTTTCATTTGCACAAGAATTAAAGGACTTAGGAGTAGAAATTATTTCAACTGGCGGTACGAAGCGTACCCTAGAAGAAAACGGCATTGACGTTATCGGAATCTCTGAAGTAACTGGTTTCCCAGAAATTTTAGACGGCCGTTTAAAAACATTGCATCCTAACGTTCACGGTGCTTTATTAGCGTTACGCGATAATGAAGAGCATCAAGCTCAAATGAAAGAGCATAATATCTCGCCAATCGACTTTGTAGTTGTAAACTTATACCCATTTAAAAAGACAATTGAAAAAGAGGATGTAACGCTTGCTGAAGCGATTGAGAATATTGACATCGGTGGACCTACAATGCTTCGTTCAGCTGCGAAAAACTATCGTTCTGTCTCAGTTGTAGTAGATCCAAGCGATTACGCAACCGTAGTAGAAGAGTTAAAAGCGGATGGCAATGTTTCATTTGAAACCAACCAACGACTAGCAGCAAAAGTATTCCGTCATACGGCAGCTTATGATGCATTAATCGCTGAATACTTAACAAACATTACAGGTGAAACAACTCCTGAGAAATTAACAGTAACGTATGAGCGTGTTCAAGGCTTACGATACGGAGAAAACCCTCACCAACAAGCTTCTTTCTATAAAAAGCCGTTAACACAAAAAGGTTCTATTGCAACAGCTACGCAGCTGCATGGAAAAGAGTTATCATACAATAATATCAACGATGCAAACGCAGCTCTTCAAATCGTAAAAGAATTCAAAGAGCCGGCTATCGTAGCGATCAAACATATGAATCCTTGCGGTGTAGGTGTGGGTGAAACAATTGCTCAAGCTTATCAAAAAGCATACGAAGCGGATCCTACATCTATCTTTGGCGGCATCGTAGCAGCTAACCGTCCTATCGACCGTGAAACGGCTATTCAGTTAAAAGAAATCTTCTTAGAAATCATCATTGCTCCTGCGTTCGATCAAGAAGCATTAGATGTATTAACAGCTAAGAAAAACCTTCGTTTACTAACGATAGAGCTTGATGAAAAAGCAGAAAAAGAAGCTTTCTTAACATCTGTAAAAGGCGGCGTGCTTGTTCAGGATGAAGATGTGTTCGGATTTGATGATGCAACGATTACTGTTCCAACGAAACGTGAGCCAACAGAAAAAGAGTGGGCAGATTTAAAATTAGCATGGAAAGTTGTTAAGAATGTTAAGTCTAATGCTATTGTACTTGCGAAAGATGACATGACAATTGGCGTCGGAGCTGGTCAAATGAATCGCGTAGGCGCTGCAAAAATTGCGATTGAACAAGCTGGTGAAAAAGCACAAGGTTCAGCTTTAGGTTCAGATGCGTTCTTCCCAATGGGCGATACAGTAGAAGCAGCAGCTAAAGCAGGAATCACAGCTATTATTCAGCCGGGCGGATCAATTCGTGATGAAGAGTCAATTGCAAAAGCAGATGAATACGGCATTGCAATGGTATTTACAGGCGTAAGACATTTTAAACATTAATGAGGTGAAGAACGTGAATGTTTTAGTTATTGGAAAAGGCGGAAGAGAGCATACAATTGCATGGAAAGCTTCAAAAAGTCCACTTGTTAACGAAGTGTTTGTAGCACCAGGAAATCCGGGCATGAGAGATGTGGCAACGATTGTACCAATCGATGAAAGCAGCCAAGAAGAGCTTGTGCAGTTTGCAAAAGAAAACAAGATTGGATTAACAATTGTTGGACCAGAAAATCCGCTAATTGAAGGCATTGTTGATCGGTTTGAACAAGAAGGTCTTCCAGTCTTTGGACCGCGTAAACAAGCAGCGATGATTGAAGGAAGCAAAAGCTTTGCAAAAGAGCTCATGAAAAAGTATGATATTCCAACCGCAGCGTATGAAACATTTACGTCTTACGAGGAAGCAAAAGCATATGTGGAAAAGCAAGGCGCTCCAATTGTTATTAAAGCAGACGGCTTAGCAGCTGGTAAAGGTGTAACTGTTGCTTTAACAGTAGAAGAAGCCGTAGATACATTACGTGATTTTCTAGTTGACCAAAAGTTTAAAGAAGCAAGTGCAAAAGTAGTTGTAGAAGAATTTTTGGATGGTGAAGAATTTTCATTAATGGCATTTGTACGCGGTACAAATGTATATCCAATGGTAATTGCACAAGATCATAAGCGTGCTTTTGACGGCGATCAAGGTCCGAACACAGGAGGCATGGGAGCTTACTCTCCTGTTCCGCAAATCAGTGATGCAGAAGTACAAGAGGCTGTAGAAAACATCTTACTTCCAATGGCTAAAGGATTAGCTGAAGAAGGCTGTGAGTATACAGGAATTCTATATGCTGGTCTGATTCAAACACAAAAAGGACCAAAAGTGATTGAATTTAATGCGCGTTTTGGAGATCCTGAAACACAGGTTGTACTGCCGCGTATGAAAAGCGATTTAGTCGATGTGCTTCTTCGCATTTTGAAAGAAGAAAAAGTAGAAATTGAATGGGATGACGAAGCGGCTATCGGAATCGTATTAGCAGCAGCAGGCTACCCAGAAGATTATCAAAAAGGTGCGCCAATTAACGGGTTGGATGCGATTAGTGAAGACGCGCTTGTTTTCCACGCTGGTACAGCTTTAGAAAACGACACATACGTTTCAAACGGGGGCCGCGTTCTATTAGTAGGTGCCAAAGGAGCAACCCTTCAAGAAGCGCAGCAAGAAGTATACAAACAAATGGCTCATATTGATGTAGAAAAAGGCTTTTTCTATCGCAAAGACATCGGCCATCGTGCATTAACAAAAGCAGCTTTAAAATAAAAAAGGAGAGCTCCGGCTCTCCTTTTTACCTTATGAAGGATTATACGTTTCTTCGTTTCCGTTTGGATGGTGTTCATGTTCATCATGTTTTTGACATGAATCATATGCGTACGTAAGGGGACAAAAACGCGTGATGCCTTCTGCAACTTTTAAAGCGCCCATTAACCCTAAGAAGATGTATGAATCTTTGTACGGTCTGCGAGATAAACGAGATGTTGTCCAAGAAAGAAGGGTAAAACCCAGCGTAAGTCGAATTAATGCGTTAACAATGCCGATATTTGGTTTCATGTTTTATCACCTTTATTCATAAAATTAATAACAGTTTCTGAATGCGTTTACATCACGGATGTGTTACGATAAAAATACATAGTAAATTAGGGGGAATTTAGCATGCCGGAACAAAGATACCGCTGGAAAAGCAAACATATTAGACAGCAGCTCTTAGTATTAAACGGTCAAAAAGCACCAACTATTGTCTTAAAAGATGCAACATATTTGAACGCTCGAATGAAGCAGTGGAAAAAAGCACATATTTGGGTCTACCAAGATCGTATTGTATACGTCGGCTCAGAGATGCCTAAGCACACGGACGCTTCTACAGAGATTATAGACTGCAGTGAGAAATATGTGGTTCCTGGGTATATTGAGCCCCATGTTCACCCGTTTCAGTTATATAATCCCCAGACTTTTTCCCAATATGCAGCCAAGCACGGAACAACGACTTTGTTTAATGATAATTTAATTCTCGCTTTACAGCTCGAACAAAAAACGGCGTTTTCATTGATTGAAGAAATGAAAACGTTACCACAATCGCTGTATTGGTGGTGCAGATTTGATTCGCAGACGGAAATTGATGAAGAGGCTGACATCTTCTCACATACAAACATTACTTCTTGGCTACAAAATGAAGCTGTCTTACAAGGAGGCGAACTGACAAGTTGGCCGAAGCTTTTAGACGGAGATGATTTAATGCTTCACTGGGTTCAAGAGACAAAACGGATGAGAAAGCACATTGAAGGACATTTCCCAGGGGCGTCAGCATTTACCTTGGCAAAAATGAAATTGCTCGGAGCAGACAGCGACCATGAGTCTATGACTGGGGAAGATGTTGTTGCTCGGTTAACACAAGGCTATGACGTTGCTTTGCGCCACTCTTCAATTCGGCCGGATTTGCCAAAATTGCTGCAGGAGTTAAAAGAGCTGCAGGTAGATTATTTTGACCATATTACGATGAATACAGACGGTTCTCCGCCTTCTTTTTACCAAAATGGCGTGTCAGATATGTTAATTACATTAGCTATTTCAGAAGGGGTTCCCGTGTTAGATGCTTATAATATGGTGTCTGTAAATATTGCTCGCTATTATAACATGGAACATTTGCACGGGCATGTAGCAACAGGCTGTGTGGCTAATATTAATATTTTAGAAGATCCTATGCGGCCTACTCCGGTCTCTGTGCTAGCAAAAGGAAAGTGGATGAAAAAAGAAGGCAAAGAACAAGCATTAGCCTCAGTAGAATTTCCTTGGGAAAAGTTTGGTTTTTCACCGTTAAAGTTGGACTTTGATTTAACGATGGACGATTTTCAATTTTCAATGCCAGTAGGCGTAAAAATGAAAAATGCTGTTATTATGGAGCCGTATTCAATTCACTTGAATGTGAGCGGAGATGTATTGGCCTCTGATCATGATGAAAGTTTTTTAGTGCTGGTGGACCGAGAAGGCAAGTGGCGGATCAATACGCTGTTAAAAGGATTTGCGACAAATGTATCGGGACTGGCGAGTTCATTTTCAAATACAGGTGATTTTATTTTAATTGGAAAATCGAAAAAAGATATGATGTGTGCATTCAAACGTATGAAAGAAATTGGAGGCGGTATTGTCATTACAGAAGATGAGAAAGTAGTATACGAACTGGTTCTTCCGTTAAAAGGAGTCATGTCAAACCTGCCGATGGAGGAGTTAAGTAAACGAGAGGTAGAACTCAAGAAAGTGCTGGGTGGGCGAGGATACAAGCACGATGATCCTGTCTATTCACTGCTGTTCTTTTCGTCTACACATTTGCCCTATATTCGTATCACGCCAGTAGGAATTTATGATGTTATGAATAAAAAAGTACTTTTTCCGTCTATAATGCGTTAAAATATAAAAGTATCAAAGGAATTTGAAATTTGTATGAAATTGGCTGTCTTCATACAGAATGAATGTATGTGCAAATAAATATAGAAACTGTATTTTATAGATAGAAACAACCAGTAAAGAAAGCCAATGATAAAGGAGTTCGATACGATGCAAATCAACAAACTACGAGGAAAAGAATTAGATCAGCTATTTCAAGCGATTTTATCATTAGAAAACCTTGAAGAATGCTATCAATTTTTTGATGACCTATGTACAGTTAATGAAATTCAATCATTAGCACAGCGCTTAGAAGTAGCAAGAATGCTGCGAGAAGGCAACACGTACCATAAAATTGAGACGGAAACTGGAGCAAGCACAGCAACTATTTCCCGTGTTAAACGCTGCTTGAATTATGGAAGCGATGCGTATCAAATGGTGTTAGAACGCCTTCAAGAAGATTCGAATCAAAAGTAAAGCGTATGGCTGAAGCAGCCATACGCTTATTTTTTAATTAAAATTGAGTTGCTTCTTCAATGATATTTTTAAGGTCGCTAATTGCTACACGTTTTTGTTCCATTGTGTCGCGGTTACGGATTGTTACTTGATTGTCTTCTAATGAATCGAAATCGAATGTAATACAGAACGGCGTACCGATTTCATCATGGCGACGGTAACGTTTACCGATTGAACCAGCATCATCATAGTCAATCATAAAGTATTTTGCTAAATCTTCAAAGACAGCGCGAGCTTCGTTAGAAAGCTTTTTAGAAAGTGGCAATACAGCAGCTTTAAATGGTGCTAAAGCAGGGTGAAGCTGCATAACTGTACGAGAAGAGCCATCTTCTAACGTTTCTTCTTCATATGCATCAATCATATAAGCTAATGTTACACGGTCAGCGCCTAAAGAAGGCTCGATGCAGTAAGGTACATAGCGTTCGTTTGTTTCTTGATCAACATATTGGAAGTCTTCTCCAGAGTGTTCCATATGCTGCTTTAAGTCATAGTCTGTACGAGAAGCTACGCCCCATAGTTCTCCCCAGCCGAATGGGAACTTGTATTCAAAGTCTGTTGTTGCATTACTGTAGTGAGAAAGTTCATCATCATCATGGTCGCGAAGACGAACATTTTCTTCTTTCATACCAAGAGAAAGAAGCCATTTATTACATGTTTCTTTCCAGTAGTTAAACCACTCTAATTCAGTGCCTGGTTTACAGAAGAATTCAAGTTCCATTTGTTCAAATTCACGCGTACGGAATGTGAAGTTACCAGGTGTAATTTCGTTACGGAAGCTTTTACCCACTTGGCCGATACCGAACGGAAGCTTTTTACGCATTGAGCGCTGAACGTTTTTAAAGTTTACGAAAATACCTTGAGCTGTTTCAGGACGAAGGTAAATTTCATTTGTTGATGTTTCAGTTACACCTTGGTGCGTTTTGAACATTAAGTTAAATTGACGAATTTCAGTGAAGTTAGCTGAACCACACTCAGGACATGTAATTTCATGTTCTTTAATTAAGTCAGCCATTGCATCAAATGAAAGGCCGTCTACGATCATTTCAATGCCTTTTTCTTGAAGTTTTTCTTCAATTAGTTTATCGGCACGATGACGGGCTTTACAATCCTTACAGTCGATCATTGGGTCATTAAAGTTTCCTAAGTGACCAGAAGCTTCCCATGTTTTTGGATTCATTAAAATCGCAGCGTCTAAACCAACGTTGTATGGAGATTCTTGAATAAATTTTTTCCACCATGCTTTTTTAATATTGTTTTTTAATTCTACGCCAAGCGGGCCGTAATCCCATGTATTTGCAAGACCGCCGTAAATTTCAGATCCTTGAAATACAAAGCCGCGGTGTTTAGCGTGAGATACGATTTGATCCATTGTTTTTGACATTCTAATTCCTCCTGTAAATGGTAGTGATTCAAGCGAAACAAAAAGAGCGGGTACAAAAAAACTCTCGTCCCTGGGCATATCAACAATATGCCCAGGGACGAGAGTTTTTCCCGCGGTTCCACCCTGGTTGATACAAAATGTATCCACCTTCGTCTGTATATACTCCAGATTGCCTTTTCCTTAAACCATTCTCTAGGCTCTCACCGTCCCTAGTTCGCTTTGTGAAGAGGATTTAAGTACTATTGATCCTTCAGCGTATTTCATATGAATTTTAGTAGCTATATATTAGCATATCCTATGCAGAGAAACAATAACCTTGTGCAAAATGGGCTTTTTTTTGTGATGTTTTCTTCCGGGATTTGAGGATAAAACCATATCTTTTCACCATATTTTTTGAAAACAAAAAACGTGATGAAAAGTTCGGTTTTCCTTTCATTTCACCCTCTTAGTTTTGTTATAATGAACAAATGGACGAGCGCGAACTTTTAAGTGTAAAGAAATGGAGGAACATATATGTATGATATTAAAGAGTGGAGACATGTCTTTAAATTAGATCCTAATAAAGAGATTTCAGATGCAGATTTAGAGAAAATTTGCGAATCCGGCACGGATGCGGTTCTTGTCGGAGGATCTGATGGAGTGACTCTAGACAATGTACTGCAGCTGTTAATGCGTATTCGCCGCTACACGGTGCCGTGTGCGCTTGAAGTATCAACAATTGACTCTGTAACACCTGGGTTTGATTCTTATTTTATTCCGACCGTTTTAAACAGCAAGGATCCAAAGTGGATTGTTGATTTACATCACGCGGCTATGAAGGAATACGGAGAGATCATGGACTGGGATGAAATTTTTGTAGAAGGATACTGCGTACTTAACCCCGAAGCAAAAGTAGCTGCGCTAACAGAAGCGAAAACAGATTTGGATGCAGAAGATGTTGTAGCGTATGCTCGTATGGCTGAACGCATGTTTCATTTGCCTGTTTTCTATCTAGAATACAGCGGAACGTATGGAGATCCTGAATTAGTGGCAGAAGTGAAAAATTCACTAAATGAGACGAAGTTATTTTACGGCGGGGGTATTGAGACAAAAGAGCAAGCGAGTGAGATGGGAGAGCTAGCCGATACGGTTATTGTAGGAAATGTTATTTACACAAATTTATCGGAAGCGTTAAAAACTGTAAAAGCAGTAAAAAAGAATATTGCACAGTGAAAAATAAATAAAGTAGAATAGAGAATATATGTTCGATATAGGCGGTGAAAACGTGAATTTTTTAAGTGAAAAATTATTAACAGGATTAAACCCTCAGCAACAAGAGGCAGTTAAAACGACAGACGGACCACTATTACTTATGGCCGGTGCAGGAAGTGGAAAAACACGTGTATTAACGCATCGAATTGCGTTTTTAATGGCAGAAAAAGAAGTTGCACCTTGGAATATTTTAGCCATTACTTTTACAAACAAAGCAGCTCGTGAAATGAGAGAGCGTGTTTCAAATATCGTTGGCGGAGTGGCAGAAGATATCTGGATTTCAACGTTCCACTCGATGTGCGTGCGTATTTTACGAAGAGATATTGATCGTATTGGCTTTAATCGTAACTTTACGATTTTAGATTCAACGGATCAGCTTTCCGTTATTAAAAATATTTTAAAAGACCAAAACATCGATCCAAAAAAATTCGATCCGCGCTCGTTATTAGGAAGCATTAGTTCAGCTAAAAATGAACTGAAAGTAGCGGAAGAATTTGATAAAACAGCAACGGGACCTTATGAAGAAGTTGTAAGCAAAGTCTACAAAGAGTATGAAAAGCGTTTAAAGAAAAACCAAGCGCTCGATTTTGATGATTTGATTATGACAACGATTCAGCTATTTAAACGAGTTCCTGAAGTGTTAACTTACTATCAGCGCAAGTTTCAATATATTCATGTGGACGAGTATCAAGATACAAATCATGCACAGTATATGCTGGTTCGCTTGCTAGCTGCAAGATTTGAAAATGTATGCGTAGTAGGGGATTCAGATCAGTCTATTTACCGCTGGCGCGGGGCTGATATTACAAATATCTTGTCATTTGAAAAAGATTACCCAAAAGCCAAAACTATTTTGCTTGAACAAAATTATCGTTCAACTAAAACGATTTTGGCTGCGGCAAACGGCGTCATTGCAAACAATATGAATCGTAAAGTGAAAAACTTATGGACGGAAAACGATGAAGGCCAGAAGATTTATCATTACCAAGCAATGAGTGAGCATGATGAGGCACAGTTTGTAGCACGTAAAATTAAAGAAGCAGTAGACAGCGGAAAGCGTAAATACAGTGATTTTGCCATTTTGTATCGTACAAATGCACAGTCTCGTGTGATGGAGGAAGTGCTGTTAAAATCCAATATTAATTATACAATTGTCGGCGGCATTAAGTTCTACGACCGCAAAGAGATTAAAGATTTGCTTGCATACTTGCGCTTAATTGCCAACCAAGATGATGACATTAGCTTAGCTCGTATTGTGAACGTTCCAAAGCGCGGAGTTGGAGCTACTTCAGTCGATAAAGTGGCCAATTACGGAAACGTTCATGACATTTCTATTTTCAAAGCGCTGGATGAAGTAGAATTAATGGGGTTAACAGGCAAAGCAACAAAAGCCCTTCGTGATTTCCAATCGATGATTTCGAACTTAGCTCAAATGCAAGACTATATGTCTGTTACAGAGCTTGTGGAACAAGTATTAGAAAGAACAGGATACCGTGAAGCGCTTAAAGTGGAAAAAACAATTGAAGCACAAAGCCGCTTAGAGAATATTGATGAGTTTTTATCTGTCACAAAAACGTTTGAAGAAGCAAGTGAAGATAAAAGCTTAGTAGCATTTTTAACCGATTTAGCACTTGTTGCTGATATCGATAAGCTTGAAGACGAGGAAGAAGAAGAGAACGAACAAGTGATTCTGATGACGCTTCACTCGGCAAAAGGTCTAGAGTTCCCGGTTGTTTTTCTAATGGGTATGGAAGAAGGCGTATTCCCTCATAGCCGATCATTATTCGAAGATAATGAAATGGAAGAGGAACGACGCTTAGCCTACGTAGGGATTACGCGTGCTGAACAAGAATTGTATTTATTAAATGCTCAAATGCGCACACTATTTGGTAAAACAAACGTTAATCCAAAATCCCGCTTCATTGGAGAAATCCCAAGCGAGCTTGTGGAATCTTTAAATGAAGCAATGCGCAAACCTGCTGCTGGTCGTTCAGGGGCTTCAGCTTCGCCGTTTGCAGCGCGCCGACAAGCGGCCGTGGCAAAAACGAAGCTTGTGTCAACAGGCAGTGAATCAATTGGATGGAGCGTTGGAGATAAGGCCGAGCATAAAAAATGGGGAATTGGTACAGTTGTAAGTGTAAAAGGAGAAGGAGATTCAAAAGAATTAGACATTGCTTTTCCTAGTCCTACAGGTGTAAAAAGACTGCTTGCTAAATTTGCCCCGGTTACGAAAGTGTAATCGTGAAAAGGAGCTAGAATATGGAGTTTGAGACAGCAAAATCCCGCGTTCAAGAATTACGTGACTTATTAAATCAATATGGCTATGAATATTATGTGTTAGATCAGCCATCTGTTCCAGATGCAGAATACGATAAATTAATGAATGAGTTAATTGAGATAGAAGAATCATTTCCAGAATTAAAAACAGCTGACTCACCTACTCAGCGCATCGGCGGCCAAGTGCTCGATGCGTTTGAGAAGGTTCAGCATCAAACGTCTATGCTAAGTTTAGGAAATGCATTTAATGAAGAAGACCTTCGGGATTTTGATCGCCGAGTGCGCCAAGCCGTTGGAGATGAGTTTTCTTATGTATGCGAACTTAAGATTGACGGTCTTGCTGTATCTCTTCGCTATGAAGATGGATACTTAGTGCTGGGGGCTACGCGCGGAGACGGTACGACTGGTGAAAATATTACTGAAAACTTAAAAACAATTCGCTCTATTCCACTGCGAATTAAAGAACCGTTATCAATGGAAGTTCGCGGAGAAGCATTTATGCCGAGAAAATCATTCAAAGCACTTAATGAAGCAAAAATGGAAAGGGATGAGGTTCCGTTTGCTAACCCGCGTAACGCAGCTGCAGGCTCACTGCGTCAGCTAGATCCTAAAATTGCGGCAAAACGTAATTTAGATATCTTTGTATATGCCATGACTGATACAGGAGAATTAGAAATCGACTCTCACAGCGAAAGTTTGAATTTACTCGATGAGCTTGGTTTTAAAACAAATAAGGAAAGACAGACATGTGAAACCATTGATGATGTGATTGCTTACATCGAAAGCTGGCAAACGCAACGTCCAGAACTATCTTATGATATTGATGGCATTGTTGTAAAAGTAGATTCATTTGATCAGCAGGCTGAGCTTGGAACAACGGCCAAAAGTCCACGTTGGGCTATTGCTTATAAGTTTCCTGCTGAAGAAGTTGTAACCAAGCTTGTAAATATTGAGCTGACGGTAGGCCGTACAGGTGTCATTACGCCAACAGCTATTTTGGAGCCTGTTCAAGTAGCAGGTACGACGGTACAGCGTGCGTCTCTTCACAATGAAGATTTGATTCGTGAAAAAGACATTCGCATCGGAGATTATGTCGTAGTGAAAAAAGCAGGAGATATTATTCCTGAGGTAGTGAATGTGATTGAGGAGAAGCGAACGGGAGAAGAGCAAGAGTTTACGATGCCTACTCACTGTCCGGAATGTGAAAGTGAACTGGTGCGTTTAGAAGAAGAAGTTGCGCTTCGCTGCATTAATCCAAGCTGTCCTGCTCAAATTCGTGAAGGACTTATTCATTTCGTGTCCCGCAATGCGATGAACATTGATGGACTTGGTGAAAAAGTTATATCGCAATTATTTCGCGAACAGTTAATTAAAGACGTAGCGGATATTTATACGCTGACAAAACATCAGTTAATCGAGCTTGAGCGCATGGGTGAGAAATCTGCTGATAATTTGATTGCAGCCATCGAAGCATCGAAAGAAAATTCGCTTGAGCGTTTGCTTTTTGGTTTGGGCATTCGCCATGTCGGAGCAAAAGCTGCAAAGACGTTAGCTCAGCACTTTGAAACCATAGACAAGTTAACAAAAGCAACGTATGATGAATTAGTGGCAATTAATGAAATTGGTGCCAAAATGGCTGATGCTATTGTTGCTTACTTTACACAAGAAGAGGTTCAAGAACTTATACATGAATTAAAAGAGTATGGAGTAAACCTTACATACAAAGGACCCAAGCTTGTAAGTGTAGAAAATGTAGATTCTGTTTTTGCTGGTAAAACCGTTGTATTAACAGGTAAGCTTGAACAGCTATCTCGCAATGA contains the following coding sequences:
- a CDS encoding heptaprenylglyceryl phosphate synthase gives rise to the protein MYDIKEWRHVFKLDPNKEISDADLEKICESGTDAVLVGGSDGVTLDNVLQLLMRIRRYTVPCALEVSTIDSVTPGFDSYFIPTVLNSKDPKWIVDLHHAAMKEYGEIMDWDEIFVEGYCVLNPEAKVAALTEAKTDLDAEDVVAYARMAERMFHLPVFYLEYSGTYGDPELVAEVKNSLNETKLFYGGGIETKEQASEMGELADTVIVGNVIYTNLSEALKTVKAVKKNIAQ
- the pcrA gene encoding DNA helicase PcrA → MNFLSEKLLTGLNPQQQEAVKTTDGPLLLMAGAGSGKTRVLTHRIAFLMAEKEVAPWNILAITFTNKAAREMRERVSNIVGGVAEDIWISTFHSMCVRILRRDIDRIGFNRNFTILDSTDQLSVIKNILKDQNIDPKKFDPRSLLGSISSAKNELKVAEEFDKTATGPYEEVVSKVYKEYEKRLKKNQALDFDDLIMTTIQLFKRVPEVLTYYQRKFQYIHVDEYQDTNHAQYMLVRLLAARFENVCVVGDSDQSIYRWRGADITNILSFEKDYPKAKTILLEQNYRSTKTILAAANGVIANNMNRKVKNLWTENDEGQKIYHYQAMSEHDEAQFVARKIKEAVDSGKRKYSDFAILYRTNAQSRVMEEVLLKSNINYTIVGGIKFYDRKEIKDLLAYLRLIANQDDDISLARIVNVPKRGVGATSVDKVANYGNVHDISIFKALDEVELMGLTGKATKALRDFQSMISNLAQMQDYMSVTELVEQVLERTGYREALKVEKTIEAQSRLENIDEFLSVTKTFEEASEDKSLVAFLTDLALVADIDKLEDEEEEENEQVILMTLHSAKGLEFPVVFLMGMEEGVFPHSRSLFEDNEMEEERRLAYVGITRAEQELYLLNAQMRTLFGKTNVNPKSRFIGEIPSELVESLNEAMRKPAAGRSGASASPFAARRQAAVAKTKLVSTGSESIGWSVGDKAEHKKWGIGTVVSVKGEGDSKELDIAFPSPTGVKRLLAKFAPVTKV
- the ligA gene encoding NAD-dependent DNA ligase LigA, with the translated sequence MEFETAKSRVQELRDLLNQYGYEYYVLDQPSVPDAEYDKLMNELIEIEESFPELKTADSPTQRIGGQVLDAFEKVQHQTSMLSLGNAFNEEDLRDFDRRVRQAVGDEFSYVCELKIDGLAVSLRYEDGYLVLGATRGDGTTGENITENLKTIRSIPLRIKEPLSMEVRGEAFMPRKSFKALNEAKMERDEVPFANPRNAAAGSLRQLDPKIAAKRNLDIFVYAMTDTGELEIDSHSESLNLLDELGFKTNKERQTCETIDDVIAYIESWQTQRPELSYDIDGIVVKVDSFDQQAELGTTAKSPRWAIAYKFPAEEVVTKLVNIELTVGRTGVITPTAILEPVQVAGTTVQRASLHNEDLIREKDIRIGDYVVVKKAGDIIPEVVNVIEEKRTGEEQEFTMPTHCPECESELVRLEEEVALRCINPSCPAQIREGLIHFVSRNAMNIDGLGEKVISQLFREQLIKDVADIYTLTKHQLIELERMGEKSADNLIAAIEASKENSLERLLFGLGIRHVGAKAAKTLAQHFETIDKLTKATYDELVAINEIGAKMADAIVAYFTQEEVQELIHELKEYGVNLTYKGPKLVSVENVDSVFAGKTVVLTGKLEQLSRNEAKARIEALGGKVTGSVSKKTDLVVAGEEAGSKLTKANELEIEVWDEARLLTELNK